The Enterobacteriaceae endosymbiont of Macroplea mutica region CATGCAAAACGTTTTTTACAACAAGGAGATAAAATTAAAGTTACTCTTAGATTTAGAGGTAGAGAGATGATGCATGTCCAAATTGGTTTAACTATATTATATCGTGTAAAAAATGATTTACAAAACTTAGCTATAGTAGAGACATTTCCTACTAAAATCGAAAGCAGACAAATGATAATGATATTAATCCCTAAAAAAAATAAAGTACATATCTAAAATAATATATTATATTATTTAACTTTACATAAAAAATAATAGGATAATATTTCACATGCTCAAAATAAAAACTGTACGTAGTGTTGTAAAAAGATTTAAAAAAACTGGGAATGGTCATTACAAACATAAACAAGCTAATTTGCGACATTTATTAACTAAAAAGACCTCTAAAAATAAACGTTCATTACGACATAAAAAAATTGTTTATAAAGGAGATACAAATTCTATAAAATTATGTTTACCTTATTTATAAACTTTAGAATAGTATTCTAGGAGAATATATTATTATGGTTAGAATTAAAAGGGGTGTTGTTGCACACGCAAAACATAAAAAAATATTAAAACAAGCCAAAGGATATTATGGTGCACGTTCACGTACATATAGATCTGCTTTTCAAGCTGTTATAAAAGCGGGACAATATTCTTATAGAGACCGTCGTCAGCGTAAAAGAATGTTTAGACGATTATGGATTACTAAAATTAATGCTGCTTTAAAACAAAATAATATAAAATATAGTAATTTTATTAATATTTTAAAAAAAACAAATATCCAACTTAATAGAAAAATATTAGCAGAGATTGCTGTAAATAAAGTTCATTTTGCAAACTTAGTAACTACAATAAAACAAGATATTTCTTAATCATATATATTAAAAGACATGATATATGTACAAATATTATGTCGTAATATTATTTTTATTAAATTTAAGATATAAAAAATTATTTCTAATATGATGTTAACAAACATAATACTCATGCTAAAAAAGGATATCAGTTTTATAACAAATATCCATGATTTAAATTTATTAAAAAAAAAATATTTAGGTAACGATAGTTATCTTGTTAAACAAATCAATATATTGAAAAAACAACAAGATCATACTAAAATTATTCCTTTGTATCATTGTAAAAAAAAAATTTTTCAAATAATATTAGATTATAAACAAAAAATAGATAATAAAAATATTAATAATAGTATATCTCATGAAACAATTGATATTACTTTACCAGGAAGACTAAATAATATTGGTGCAATGCATCCTATTAATTATATTATTCATAAAACCAAAAATTTTTTTCAAAAATTAGATTTCCAAGAAATACAAGGTCCGGAAATTGAAAATTGTTATTATAATTTTGATGCATTAAATATTTCTCAATATCATTCTATACGTACAAAACAAGATACTTTTTGGATTAATAATGATATTTTATTAAGAACACAAACTTCTAATATGCAAATTAGAATTATGAAAATTATGAAACCACCTATTCGCATATTAACTTATGGCAAAGTATATCGTAATGATTATGATAATAAACATACACCAATGTTTCATCAAATGGAAGGACTATTTGTAGATAAACAAATCAGCCTAACAGATTTAAAAAATATATTATTAGACTTTATAAACTATTTTTTTCCTAAAAAATATAAAATACGTTGTAGGCCTTCTTATTTTCCTTTTACAGAACCTTCTTTAGAAATTGATATTATGGCACAAAATACAGATATGTGGATAGAAATATTAGGCGCGGGATTAATACATCCAAATGTCTTAAAAAATGTAAATATTGATTCTTATAAGTATTCTGGGTATGCTTTTGGTATTGGAATAGAAAGACTAACTATGTTATATTTTAATATAACAGATATACGTTTATTATTCGAAAATGATATACGATTTTTGCAACAATTTAAATATAATAAAAATAATTAGTTAAAATGATAAAATTTCAAATATCTTGGTTACAAGAATGGATTATGTTTAATAATATGGAATATATAATTAAACAATTAACTATGCTTGGTTTTGAAGTAGAACATATAGAATATACTAATACTATTAGTAATAGTAATATAATAAATAATATTTATATAGGTCAAATTAATAATTTCACATTATATAAGCAAAATACTAATCTTTACAAATTAAATATTAATATTAGGCAAAATGATCATATAACAATATTATCTAACGATTTTACAAATTATAAAAAAAACATGTATGTGATTTTTGCAACCAAACAATCTTTTTTATATAAAACATTATCTAAATTATCACAATATAGTTTTTTGCAATATTCAGATGGTTTACTTTGTGCTAAAAAACATTTATGGAAATATAATGCTATATATCCAAAAAAAAAATATGACATTATACTACCACAAAAAGAATATATTCTCAAAAAGGAATATTTGCATCAGTTTATTAAATTTCAAAATAGTATTTTACACGTTACTATACCATATAATCGTTATGATTGTAATAATATTATGGGTTTAGCACGCGAATTATCATCATGTTCTCAAAATATTTTTTTAAGAAAAAAAAAATATTTTATTAATAAAAAAAATAATTTAAATATACACACACTATCATCAAGAAATGTTCTTAAACCATATAATTTAAAAATTACTGAATATTTACATCAATATAATTATTGTATAATATATCATGTAAATTTACATCAACGTATACCTACTTGGATGGAAGAAAGATTACGTATTGCAGAAATACCTATATCTATGACTTATCCTTTAATGAATATTAGTAATTATATCTTATTAGAATTAGGTTATCCTGTTAATTTTTATGATGCAGATTATATCATAGGTAACATCAATATTACTTCTAATATAAAAGAACAAACAATTATTTCTAATAATAATCAAGAAATAAACATTAAAAAAAAATTAATTACAATTAATGATCAAAAAAAAATATTATCTGTTGCTGGTTTATGCCAAAATATTAATACAATACCAAAAAAAAATACAAAAAATATTTTTGTTGAAAATATTTTTTTAACACAAACATATATGAAAATATTATCAGACAATGATATGTTGCATGATCATATTATTACTCCATATGTCAAGGGATTAGACCCGCATATACAAAAAAAAGTTTTTATACGTACTATTGAATTAATTAAAAGTATTTATGGTGGTCATAATCACTGGCTCTATTTTATTAAGTTAAATCAAAAAAATATCTCTAAAAAAACTATTACAGTATATTTCCATAGAATAAATGTTTTGTTAGGATTTAATTTATCAAGAAATATTATTTTAAATATTATTAGAAAATTATATTCTAAAATATTAGAATGTAATGATAGTTTTTGTCTAGTAGAAATACCTAGTTGGCGTTATGATATTATGAATTTTGAAGATATAGTAGAAGATATTATTAGAATTTATGGTTATGATAAAATACCAATTAAAACAGATAATATAAAAGCAAGACATCATATACAAAATCATCAAATTACTAATTGCAAGTATTTATATAACACCATTAATATCAATAAAATTAAGTCTATTCTTATTTATAAAGGATATTATGAAGTCATTAATTATAGTTTAGTCAACATAAAAACACAGTTAAAATTTTTCCCTAATATTAAGAATATTAAAATATGCAATCCGATATCACAAGATATGTCTGTTATGCGTAATTCATTATTTTATGGTTTGATTAAAAACATTATGTTTAATCAACATAGACAACAAACTAGCTTACGTTTTTTTGAATATGGACTATGTTTTGACTTACAAAATAATATTAATTTACAAAATATTTCCCAAAAATATTATTTAAGTGGCATTATTAATGGTAATTATTATGATGAACATTGGAAAGTTAATAATCGTAAAATGGACTTTTATGATTTAAAAGGTGATATAGAATGTATTTTACAATGTGATAATATTAATAATATTATACACTATAAAAAAACAAATACAATTCATATATTACATCCRCAACAAAGTGCTTGGATTTATCTTAATAATATTTGTATAGGATACATGGGTGTTATTCATCCTCAAATTAATATAAATTTACAAATAAAAAATCAAACTATATTTTTTGAATTATTTTGTCATAAAATTAATATTTTATATAAACATAATGTTAATTATATTTCTAAATTTCCTATGCATCAACGAGAAATATCTTTTTTAATAAAAAAAGATATTATTTATGATGATATTATTAGTATATTAAAAAAAATAAATATAAAAGAAGTTATTAATATTAATGTATTTGATGTATATGAAGGGAGAAATATTCCTATAAATTATAAAAATATTACTTTAAGTATTAAAATACAAAGTAAAATATGCACATTACAAGAAGATGAAATAAACTATATTTTACAAAAATATATACAATCTTTAAAAGATAAATATCAAATCATATTACGTGATCATTAATATAAAATTAAAATAAAATATTTGATATAATTACTCTAAAAAGGATACTCTAAATATGTTTAACGGTATAATACAATATTTAGGGATAATTTATAATATAAAACAAACACGAAATATCACTACAATTTTTGTTAAAGTTTCTAAAAATTTTATTTTTAATTTACAGATAGGTGATTCTGTATCTAATAATGGATGTTGTTTAACTGTAACTAATATATATCATAATAATATAATAAGTTTTGATATTATTAAACATACATTAGAAATGACTACTTTTAAAACAATTAAATTAGGTGATTTAATAAATTTAGAAAAATCTTTAAAAATAAATACATATATTGGTAGTCATATTATTTTAGGCCATATAACAGATACAGCATATATTGTACGTATTACACAACATGATGTTTATATATCTATATGGATAAAACTTAATAATATAAAACACATGAAATATATTATTACTAAAGGATCTATATGTATAGATGGCGTAGGTTTAACTATAGACCAAGTATTAAAAAATAAATTTAGTGTTAATATTATTCCACAAACTTTAGCAAAAACTACACTATATTTGAAACGAATTAATAATAGTGTAAATGTTGAGATAGATATCTTTATAAAAACAATAGTACATATCACAGAAAAATTTTTAAAAAATTATCTTTATAAATTTTTTAAAAGTATATAGGATATAATAAGCATGTTAAATAATAAACAAATTGACATTTTGCACCAATTAAAATCTCGTGAAATATTATATCAAATAACTGATATAAGCAACTTACACACATTGTTGTCTAATAATAAAATTAATTTATATTGTGGTTTTGATTTAACAGCAAATAGTTTACATATAGGACACTTAATTACTATTATTACTTTAAAATATTTTCAAAAATTAGGTCATAATATTATTATATTACTAGGAGGGGCAACTAGTTTAATTGGAGATCCTAGTTTTAAACATAAACAAAGAGCAATAATTAATATTGATACAATTGACAAATGGTACAATAACATTAGTATACAATTAAAATATTTTTTTCAAGAAACTAATATTACTATAGTCAATAATTTTGACTGGTTTAATAATATGAAAGTTTTATTTTTTTTAAAAAATATTGGTCAAAATTTTTATATCAATCACATGATTAATAAAGATGCTATTAAAAATAGATTGATCAAAAATAAAGAACACAATCATCTTTCTTATACAGAATTTTCATATAATTTATTACAAGCATATGATTTTGCATTTTTATATAAAAATAATAATGTTATTTTACAAATTGGAGGTTCTGATCAGTGGGGTAATATTGTTTCTGGTATTGAATTAATAAAAAAATTATATCAATATAAAGTATATGGTTTAACTACACATTTAATCACTAGAAAAAATGGTGTTAAATTTGGTAAAACAGAGAACCAAACAATTTGGCTAGATAAAAATAAAACTACTCCATATTTGTTTTACCAATATTGGTTAAATATTAGTGATAGTATTGTTTTTAAATTATTAAAAATGTTGACTAATATTGATGTTAGAATCATTAACGAAATGAAACATAAAAAAACACATTATGATAAGCAAAAAAGTGCACAATATATATTAGCTGAGTATATGACTAATTTAGTTCATGGTGAAACAGAATTATTAATTGTTCAAAAAATTACTCATTTATTATTTGTTAAAAAATTTAGTTATTTAATAGAAAATGATTTTTATTTTTTATTAAAAAATAATATTAATAATGTTTTTTTAAATAAACAAGACTATTCTTTACAAGATATTTTAGTATGTAGTAATTTAGCCCCATCCAAAAAACAAGCTAAAAATATGATACAATCACACGCTATATATATAAATAATCAAATGATTACTGATATTAATTTTATTTGTAATATTCAATGTATAAAATTTAATCATTTTTCTTTACTAAGAAAAGGGAAAAAAAAATTTGTATTACTTTTTTGGCAATAAATTCTAAACATTAATATGCGTTCTAGAGGATTCGAACCTCTGACCATCACCATGTCATAGTGATACTCTAAACCACTGAGTTAAGAACGCAAATCCATGTTTTAATGATACAATAAAATGTGTATATAAATCAATTTTTTTGTATTGTAATTATACGATATATCATTGATGATGATGATATAGTTAAAGCAATAATAAAACCTATCCAAAAACCTGCTGGACCTATAGCATGACAAATATAATCTGTTTTAGCCAATATAAAACCTATAGGCAAGCCAATTAACCAATAAGATATAAAAGTTATATAAAATATAGATAGAGTATCTTTATATCCTTTTAAGATACCAGAACTTATAACTTGTATAGCATCAGGAATTTGATATAAAGCAGCTAAGAAAATAAGTTGTGAAGCTAAATGAATAATATTTTCATTATTATTATATAAAGATATTATGTTTTTTCTAAAGAGTATAGTAAAAACAGAATTAAAAAAACCAATAATAATACCAATAAATATTACTATCCAACTAATTTTATATGCTAATAATTTTTTATGAGAACCTAAAAAATATCCAATTCTCATTGTTACAACTTTACTTAAGGCAAAAGCCATTATATATATAAAAGAACTAAAATTTAGAGCAATTTGATGACTAATAATATTTTCTATGCCCATAGGGTAAATAAATAAAGATACTATAGTAAATAATGTTACTTCAAAAAAAATTGAAAATCCAATAGGTAAACCTAATACTAATATATTTTTTATAATTTTATAATCAGGTTTTATACATATATGCGTAATATGAATATTTTTGAAATATTGTGAATACATAATCCAAATAAAAACCATAATACACATCATCCAATTAATAACTACCATTGATAATCCGCATCCTATCCCTCCAGCTTTAGGAAAAGAATGAAATCCATATATAAAAATATAATTTAATGGTATATAACATAATATACTAATAAAACTAATTATCATAATAGGGATTGTATATAATAATCCTTCAGATAAACAACGCAGAACTTGTAATAACAAGTATGCTGGAGTAGACCATACAATAATTTTTAAAAAAAGAGATATTTTACTAGCTAATAAAGTATTTATATGCGGTAAATATGGTATAAATATACTGATTATATATATAATTAATATAACAATTATTGATAATAATATAGATAATAAGTATGCTTGCTGTATATATTTTTGAATACATACATATTTACTAGATCCATATAATTGTGAAATAATTGGTATTAATGATAATATAATGCCATGAAAAAATAATATTATAGGTGACCATATTGATGTGCTAATAGCTATTGCTGCAACATCTATATTACTAAAATAGCCTAACATAACATTATTAATAAAACTGATAGATATTTGTATGACTTGTGCAAATATTATAGGAATTGCTAAAATAAATATTTTTTTTATTTCTAAAATAGTTTTTGTATGCATAAATTGGTTTTATAGTATATGATTATAACATTATATATTATATAATATATATATTATTAATATTTATGAATATTAAATATTAAATTTTTTATTATGTTAATATTTTATTAAATAAGAGAATTAGATATGAATATTTTAGCACAAATAAAACAACAAATTATAGATAATCCAATTATTTTATATATGAAAGGCACTATCACAAATCCTCAGTGTGGTTATTCGGATAAAACCGCAAAAATAATATTAACATATCATGTAAAATGCACTTATATTAATATTTTAGATAATGATAATCTTAGAAAATTTTTGCCTAAATATGCTGATTGGCCAACTTTCCCACAACTATGGGTTAATAATAAATTAATTGGTGGGTATGACATTATATCTAATTTACATATGAATAATAAATTATTCAATATTTTACATAAAAATATTCATGATATTTAATTTTTAAAATTAATTATTTTAATTGGCGGCCAATAACCTAATTGTTGCCATACATTTATATATTTGCAAAATAATGTTGCTGTGCGATTAGCATCATATAAAGCAGAGTGTGCTTGTTGATTATCAAACGAAATGCCCATCATCTTACATGCTCTAGCTAAAACAGTTTGTCCTAAAATAAATCCGCTGAGAGTTGCTGTATCAAACATAATAAAATTATGGAATGGATTCATATGTTGCATGTTAACACGTTTTATTGATTCTAAAAGAAAACTATGATCAAAACTAACATTATGTGCTACTAAAATAGCTTTTTTACATTTATTTTTTTTAATATATTGCCATATTTCATGAAAAATTATTTTTAATGCTTCCTTTTCAGAAATTGCATAACGTAGAGCAGTATATATATTTATTTTATTAAATAATAAAGCTTCTTGAGAAATATGTGCACCTTTAAAAGGTGTAATATGAAAATGAAGAGTCTTATGTAATGATAATAAATCATCATACATTTTTAATGTTACTAAACTAATTTCTAAAATAGCATTTATCTGGGAATTAAATCCTGAAGTTTCTATATCAATAACTACAGGACATAAACCTTGGAAACGATCAGATAAATAATTGGAAAAGGTTTTATTCATATATTATTTTTTAATTTATATTATATAATACCGTAATATTTTACATCATTATATTTAATGAGTAAAATTATACTTCATAAAAAATATGTTATGGTTTAAATATGTATTATAATTATAATAACAATTATATATAAAAGGTGTCACTAAATGTCTACAGAAATCATAAAATTTAAACAAGATAATTTTATATTTTATGTAATTTATTTATATCACGTACAACCTAAAAATATATATCAAGCAATTAAAAATAGAATAAAAAATTCTATCGATTTGTTTACAAAAATTCCTGTAATAATTAATATTTCTTTTGTTACATTAAAAGAAAAAGATTGGCCAAAAATTTATGAAGCAATTTTAAAAACAGGAATTCATATTATTGGAGTTAGTGGATGCCATGATACTAATATCATAAAAGTAATTAATCGTACTGGCATTCCTATAATATATCAATATAATAATATTATCTCTAATACTAATTATATAGAACCTAAAAAACAATTAATACAAACAAAAAATTATCAAACATTAGAATTATTAATACAAACAATTAAATATAAAAAAAAAATAAATAATATTAATTTTACAAATAGTAAAATCATTGATTATCATATAAGATCCGGGCAACAAATTTATGCTCGTAATTGTGATTTAATTATCATTAATCATGTTAGTTATGGCGCAGAACTTATATCAGATGGTAACATACATATTTATGGATATATGCGTGGTAAAGCATTATCTGGTGCTAATGGTAATCAAAATTGTCAAATTTTTTGTAGTAAATTATTTGCAGAACTATTATCTATAGCAGGAGAAAATTTAATAAAAGATAATATTTCAAATGAATTTCTAGGACAAACTACAAGAATTTTTTTAAAAAATAAGAAAGTAACTATACAATTATTAAATATGAAAAAAAATATATAATTTTATGTTATAAAGGAAACATATATTATGCGTATAATTGTAGTAACATCTGGCAAAGGCGGCGTAGGTAAA contains the following coding sequences:
- the rpmI gene encoding 50S ribosomal protein L35, yielding MLKIKTVRSVVKRFKKTGNGHYKHKQANLRHLLTKKTSKNKRSLRHKKIVYKGDTNSIKLCLPYL
- the rplT gene encoding 50S ribosomal protein L20, translated to MVRIKRGVVAHAKHKKILKQAKGYYGARSRTYRSAFQAVIKAGQYSYRDRRQRKRMFRRLWITKINAALKQNNIKYSNFINILKKTNIQLNRKILAEIAVNKVHFANLVTTIKQDIS
- the pheS gene encoding phenylalanine--tRNA ligase subunit alpha, which gives rise to MLKKDISFITNIHDLNLLKKKYLGNDSYLVKQINILKKQQDHTKIIPLYHCKKKIFQIILDYKQKIDNKNINNSISHETIDITLPGRLNNIGAMHPINYIIHKTKNFFQKLDFQEIQGPEIENCYYNFDALNISQYHSIRTKQDTFWINNDILLRTQTSNMQIRIMKIMKPPIRILTYGKVYRNDYDNKHTPMFHQMEGLFVDKQISLTDLKNILLDFINYFFPKKYKIRCRPSYFPFTEPSLEIDIMAQNTDMWIEILGAGLIHPNVLKNVNIDSYKYSGYAFGIGIERLTMLYFNITDIRLLFENDIRFLQQFKYNKNN
- the pheT gene encoding phenylalanine--tRNA ligase subunit beta, which gives rise to MIKFQISWLQEWIMFNNMEYIIKQLTMLGFEVEHIEYTNTISNSNIINNIYIGQINNFTLYKQNTNLYKLNINIRQNDHITILSNDFTNYKKNMYVIFATKQSFLYKTLSKLSQYSFLQYSDGLLCAKKHLWKYNAIYPKKKYDIILPQKEYILKKEYLHQFIKFQNSILHVTIPYNRYDCNNIMGLARELSSCSQNIFLRKKKYFINKKNNLNIHTLSSRNVLKPYNLKITEYLHQYNYCIIYHVNLHQRIPTWMEERLRIAEIPISMTYPLMNISNYILLELGYPVNFYDADYIIGNINITSNIKEQTIISNNNQEINIKKKLITINDQKKILSVAGLCQNINTIPKKNTKNIFVENIFLTQTYMKILSDNDMLHDHIITPYVKGLDPHIQKKVFIRTIELIKSIYGGHNHWLYFIKLNQKNISKKTITVYFHRINVLLGFNLSRNIILNIIRKLYSKILECNDSFCLVEIPSWRYDIMNFEDIVEDIIRIYGYDKIPIKTDNIKARHHIQNHQITNCKYLYNTININKIKSILIYKGYYEVINYSLVNIKTQLKFFPNIKNIKICNPISQDMSVMRNSLFYGLIKNIMFNQHRQQTSLRFFEYGLCFDLQNNINLQNISQKYYLSGIINGNYYDEHWKVNNRKMDFYDLKGDIECILQCDNINNIIHYKKTNTIHILHPQQSAWIYLNNICIGYMGVIHPQININLQIKNQTIFFELFCHKINILYKHNVNYISKFPMHQREISFLIKKDIIYDDIISILKKINIKEVININVFDVYEGRNIPINYKNITLSIKIQSKICTLQEDEINYILQKYIQSLKDKYQIILRDH
- a CDS encoding riboflavin synthase subunit alpha; its protein translation is MFNGIIQYLGIIYNIKQTRNITTIFVKVSKNFIFNLQIGDSVSNNGCCLTVTNIYHNNIISFDIIKHTLEMTTFKTIKLGDLINLEKSLKINTYIGSHIILGHITDTAYIVRITQHDVYISIWIKLNNIKHMKYIITKGSICIDGVGLTIDQVLKNKFSVNIIPQTLAKTTLYLKRINNSVNVEIDIFIKTIVHITEKFLKNYLYKFFKSI
- the tyrS gene encoding tyrosine--tRNA ligase; the protein is MLNNKQIDILHQLKSREILYQITDISNLHTLLSNNKINLYCGFDLTANSLHIGHLITIITLKYFQKLGHNIIILLGGATSLIGDPSFKHKQRAIINIDTIDKWYNNISIQLKYFFQETNITIVNNFDWFNNMKVLFFLKNIGQNFYINHMINKDAIKNRLIKNKEHNHLSYTEFSYNLLQAYDFAFLYKNNNVILQIGGSDQWGNIVSGIELIKKLYQYKVYGLTTHLITRKNGVKFGKTENQTIWLDKNKTTPYLFYQYWLNISDSIVFKLLKMLTNIDVRIINEMKHKKTHYDKQKSAQYILAEYMTNLVHGETELLIVQKITHLLFVKKFSYLIENDFYFLLKNNINNVFLNKQDYSLQDILVCSNLAPSKKQAKNMIQSHAIYINNQMITDINFICNIQCIKFNHFSLLRKGKKKFVLLFWQ
- a CDS encoding MATE family efflux transporter gives rise to the protein MHTKTILEIKKIFILAIPIIFAQVIQISISFINNVMLGYFSNIDVAAIAISTSIWSPIILFFHGIILSLIPIISQLYGSSKYVCIQKYIQQAYLLSILLSIIVILIIYIISIFIPYLPHINTLLASKISLFLKIIVWSTPAYLLLQVLRCLSEGLLYTIPIMIISFISILCYIPLNYIFIYGFHSFPKAGGIGCGLSMVVINWMMCIMVFIWIMYSQYFKNIHITHICIKPDYKIIKNILVLGLPIGFSIFFEVTLFTIVSLFIYPMGIENIISHQIALNFSSFIYIMAFALSKVVTMRIGYFLGSHKKLLAYKISWIVIFIGIIIGFFNSVFTILFRKNIISLYNNNENIIHLASQLIFLAALYQIPDAIQVISSGILKGYKDTLSIFYITFISYWLIGLPIGFILAKTDYICHAIGPAGFWIGFIIALTISSSSMIYRIITIQKN
- a CDS encoding glutaredoxin family protein, producing MNILAQIKQQIIDNPIILYMKGTITNPQCGYSDKTAKIILTYHVKCTYINILDNDNLRKFLPKYADWPTFPQLWVNNKLIGGYDIISNLHMNNKLFNILHKNIHDI
- the rnt gene encoding ribonuclease T, encoding MNKTFSNYLSDRFQGLCPVVIDIETSGFNSQINAILEISLVTLKMYDDLLSLHKTLHFHITPFKGAHISQEALLFNKINIYTALRYAISEKEALKIIFHEIWQYIKKNKCKKAILVAHNVSFDHSFLLESIKRVNMQHMNPFHNFIMFDTATLSGFILGQTVLARACKMMGISFDNQQAHSALYDANRTATLFCKYINVWQQLGYWPPIKIINFKN
- the minC gene encoding septum site-determining protein MinC, with amino-acid sequence MSTEIIKFKQDNFIFYVIYLYHVQPKNIYQAIKNRIKNSIDLFTKIPVIINISFVTLKEKDWPKIYEAILKTGIHIIGVSGCHDTNIIKVINRTGIPIIYQYNNIISNTNYIEPKKQLIQTKNYQTLELLIQTIKYKKKINNINFTNSKIIDYHIRSGQQIYARNCDLIIINHVSYGAELISDGNIHIYGYMRGKALSGANGNQNCQIFCSKLFAELLSIAGENLIKDNISNEFLGQTTRIFLKNKKVTIQLLNMKKNI